Part of the Candidatus Delongbacteria bacterium genome, AATGTAGATGCTGGTGATATTGTGCTAATTCTCTTCTACACTAATCTGATATTAAAATATATACAGGAGTTAGAAGTTCTTATCTCATCTATTGGAAATGCAATTCCTTCATTAGAACATGTTTATTCTATCTTGAATAGCAATACAAATAATAATTCTCATTTAACATGGGCTATATTGGATTCAATTGCACTCCAAAATATTAACTTTAGCTATAAAGATAAACAGATTCTGAAGGATATTAATTTTGATTTTAAAAATGGTGACATTATAAAAGTAATCGGTAATAATGGTTCTGGAAAAACTACTTTTTTGAAGTTAGTATCTGGTTTACTTGTGCAATCTTGTGGAAAGTATTTAATAAATAATGTTTGTTTTGATGAATATAACAGTGATTTTATAAGAGAAAAAATTCTTTATATTGGTCAGATTTCACCTGATTTTGATATGACTATTGAAGAATATTGTGAAATTTTCTATAATAGAAAGCTTAATGATAAAACTATTATAGAACTCCTGAATGAACTTGATTTTTTTGAAGATTCAAGTAATGTAGAAAAAGACATTTTGAATCAATTTATCAACACTCTTTCCGGTGGACAGAAAAAGAAACTTGAGATTATCAAACTTATATTAAACTTCAAAAATTCAGATATCATAATCATCGACGAGGTCGATAGTAGCCTAGATTCATCAAGTTTGGTGAAATATGAAAAAATAAAGGAAGATCTATTTGTTAATTCAAAAGATAAAATAATTTTTGAGATCTCTCATCGAAATGAAAATTCAACTTATTATACTAGAATTATCGAATTATAAAATGTTTGGGTTTGACACATCTGGTGCATCAAAGATTATTGACAGATACATTATTTTTCATAATTTGAACTGGGAAATGTAAGTAATAATTATTATTCAGAAATGAGAGTTTATATCTCATTTCTGAAATGCCTTAATATTAAAAAAGAAAAAGCGGAGCTAACCAAATCGGATTTACGTATCCAGGACTGTAATAGCTTTCATAAATTTCTACACGAACAGGTTCAATTTCAACTTCTTCAACATATCTTTTGCTATCAGGATCGTCATCAGCAAATCTTTCTACACCAACGGCTTCATCAATTTTTTCAGCCTCTTCACGGATTTTATTATTTAGGTCTGCACCCTGAGCAAGAATATCTTTCATAACTTCTTCACCAGTAACTTCGCCATCGTCATCTTCCCATCCAAGGTCATCAACATGTAGTGAAGTCTCACACACTTCCGTAATTTCATCCCAAATTGATCCTAACAAAAGATCAAACTGCCATCCTTCGTCAGTTTTACCATAGTATCCCTCATTTATAAAACTCATAAAAACTATTTCAACAGGGTCAATTTTTTTGTATTCTGCAACTGCTATTCTTAAATCTTCCCATCTTTCCTCTTCAAGGAATTCTGCCCATGCATCATAGTCATCATCGTACTCATCTATGTATTGAAAAGCAAATTCTCCTTCATTCAAATCAACTGCACAAAAAACATCAAAATTTTTCAAATAATCTTGATATCTTTTCATAAATCTCACAAGTTGATCTCTACCTTTTTCTGTTGGAACATATTTTTGGTCTTTAATCTCTACAAGATTTTTAACCATCATAAATTCAAGAATCGCTTCCAGATCTTGATCATTACCTTCCAAAAGAACAGGAATAGCCTTAGGTGTATTGATCATGTAGTTCAGCATGTAAAGAGAAGCGAATTTTTTTCTTCTCTCATCACTCACTTTGTAGTTCATAAGATCTCCTATCTAATATTTCCATTTTTAAGTGACATTTCAGTTAATGGAATATGAAATGCCGTATCAGTTGATACCATAATGCTCAGAATTTCATATTCGGTTAGTTTTGCGATAATTTCATGATAATGTTTTCTATATTCTTCTCTATATAGTGAAGATAATTTGTCACTATTCAAATCTATTTCATTTCCAGTTTCGCTATCAACAATTCTTGATCCTCTCTTAAAATCAAACTCCTTTTCTTCTTCATCATGGATTAAAAAAATAATAACATCATTTCCACTTCGTTTAACAAGAAGAATTTTTTCAATTATCTCATCAGGGTTTTCCAAAAAATCAGTTACAAAATAGACTATTCCATTTTTCTTCAAAAGTCCTGAAATTTTGTCGTAGGATTCTGTCGTAACACGACTTTCGCTTAATTTAAGGCTACTGATCATTTTCAAAATATTATTTAAATTTTGTCTTCCAGCTTTTGGTGGTAAATAGTCAACTATATCATGACCATATAGACCAAGTGCAACAGAATCATTTTGAAATATTAGTATTCTTGCCAAAGCTGCACATAGATATTGTGAATATATCAATTTTGTAATATTGCTTCTTGCTTTATAATTCATTGATTTACTTATATCCATGAAAAGGTAAGAATGTATATTCGTCTCATCCTCATAAAGTTTGGTAAAATACTTTCCTGTTTTACCATAAGCTTTCCAATCAAGGTCTCTAATATTATCCCCAGGAATATATTCTCTTCTGTCGTTAAACTCGGCACTGAATCCGTGAAATCTACTTTTATGTTTACCCAACATAAACCCTTCGAGAATCAATTTTGATCCAATTTCTATGTTTGATGTGCTTGCCAAAAAAGAAGGTTCCAAAAGTTTAGTGAAGTCTTCAATCATAATTGTTTTACCTTTTTGAACTTTTACTTTATATTCAAGTTTACATAAGCTAAGAATCTTAAGCAGGGAGAGCAAATGAAAAAATTACTTATTATGATACTTCTAATATCGTTGATAGTTGTAAAAGCAGATGAATTTGAAGTTTTCAAAGAGAAAAAGGAAGATCAAAAAATATACAATAATCTGAAACAAAATAAATTTAAAATTGCTCCAACTTTTTATTTTCAAGGAAGTGAAAAAAATATTGGAGCATCTTTTGAGTATAACTATTTATTCAATAAAAAGATTGGGACTTTGTTTGAGTTAGCCTATAGAGATTTTGGTTCAACTAAGGAAAATTTTGATATAAATGCTGGCATCAGCTATCGTTTCACAAGGAGAACCCAGAGTACAGTTTTTTTTGGAGAAGCTGGAATTTCTTTCAATAAATACCTCGAAACACAAGATGATTTAGGGTTTCATCACGCCTTCGGTGGTATTATAGCTGAATATACTTTTGATAATGGATTTGGAGTTGATATTGGTGCAAGAGCTTATATGCCATTTGATTATAGTGTCGATGCTGATATGATCATTAGATACAGAGTTAACTTTATATATCAATTCTAAAAGAGATGAAAACAAAACTGATAATTATTCTGATTTTTGCAATTATACTTTTCTTAATTTTGCGAAAATATAACCAAATTGAAAACACTTCATCTGAAAATTTTCCTGTTTTCGATTTTGAACCAAGTCATGTGGTTTACGACGAAACGGGAGGTGTATTATTAAATCCGGTTAAACAAAATGATTATAGCCCGGTAATCTGTTTTAAAAATGATACTATCGATTTACCTGAGAAGAGGTCAGAGTATTTGATCTTGAAGGCAACTTCTTTGAACTCAATACTTTCTGATTCTTCGAGAGTGGTGATTTCTTCAAAAAAAGATGAAAAAGAGTATTTTTTTAATGGAAAGAAAGAGATCTACGTATGTACTGAAAATAAAACTGAATTGAAATTTTTCATCGAAAATCTTGATAGTGTAAAAATTGAAAATGTTGATAATTTCAAGAGATTGAGAAATAAGTTTAATAATATTACTATAATTGTTTTGAACACTGATACACTAGATTATGATTTAGTAGGGAAGAGGTATAACAAATTATTCAGAAGTAGCAGTTATAACTCTGAATATCTGCTTGGTGATTTTCACACATCAAGCGATACTCTTAATTCAATTTTTTCCGATCATGATTTTTTAAGCCAGGTAAAAG contains:
- a CDS encoding ABC transporter ATP-binding protein; the protein is MNLIFSFITNSIKNYKKFYVINIILTITGALLQIFIPIIYKEYIDKISSNNFDVKIAESLLLFFVLLFLYNINSILWHFISTKFGVYILFDLRKKIMKKLQYMEYQKILDLTQEKIKHILFYDTLEVFRTVINFSVNFFSYMIIITGVMIIISQIDSMLFLFMLFLAFVGIVSSNFSRKYIRRSSAKVNNEFKRTSLFTNQFVDNIETVKTSNIINHLFDKLDRLSSDFMIIALRNDFIQVFFKKIIENLNYIFSIAVISYLFIIRKNVDAGDIVLILFYTNLILKYIQELEVLISSIGNAIPSLEHVYSILNSNTNNNSHLTWAILDSIALQNINFSYKDKQILKDINFDFKNGDIIKVIGNNGSGKTTFLKLVSGLLVQSCGKYLINNVCFDEYNSDFIREKILYIGQISPDFDMTIEEYCEIFYNRKLNDKTIIELLNELDFFEDSSNVEKDILNQFINTLSGGQKKKLEIIKLILNFKNSDIIIIDEVDSSLDSSSLVKYEKIKEDLFVNSKDKIIFEISHRNENSTYYTRIIEL
- a CDS encoding DUF58 domain-containing protein, which gives rise to MIEDFTKLLEPSFLASTSNIEIGSKLILEGFMLGKHKSRFHGFSAEFNDRREYIPGDNIRDLDWKAYGKTGKYFTKLYEDETNIHSYLFMDISKSMNYKARSNITKLIYSQYLCAALARILIFQNDSVALGLYGHDIVDYLPPKAGRQNLNNILKMISSLKLSESRVTTESYDKISGLLKKNGIVYFVTDFLENPDEIIEKILLVKRSGNDVIIFLIHDEEEKEFDFKRGSRIVDSETGNEIDLNSDKLSSLYREEYRKHYHEIIAKLTEYEILSIMVSTDTAFHIPLTEMSLKNGNIR